In Silene latifolia isolate original U9 population chromosome X, ASM4854445v1, whole genome shotgun sequence, the following proteins share a genomic window:
- the LOC141623242 gene encoding large ribosomal subunit protein uL29c-like, with the protein MLATPSLSSSTIPLPLPQKPAFLHSKSTFHGLRIASPNLSSSSLRAQPSSSSMVMMSKKDEDLKEIRTKTNEQINDEILQLKGELFMLRLKRSAREDFKPSDFGSLRKRVARMLTVKREREIEQGVGKRLSRKLDKEWKRSIVVKPPPSLLKLQEEKATAEAENA; encoded by the exons ATGTTGGCAACTCCATCACTTTCATCATCAACAATTCCACTTCCACTCCCACAGAAACCCGCGTTTCTTCATTCCAAATCCACATTCCATGGCCTTCGAATTGCGTCCCCAAACCTTTCTTCATCTTCTCTCAGGGCACAACCCTCTTCATCTTCGATGGTGATGATGTCTAAGAAAGATGAAGACTTGAAGGAAATTAGGactaaaactaatgaacaaatTAATGATGAGATATTGCAGCTTAAGGGTGAACTCTTTATGCTTCGTCTTAAAAGATCTGCTCGTGAGGATTTCAAGCCTAGTGATTTTGGTTCTTTGCGCAAAAGG GTTGCACGCATGCTCACAGTAAAAAGAGAAAGGGAGATAGAACAAGGAGTAGGCAAAAGGTTGTCAAGAAAACTCGATAAGGAGTGGAAAAGAAGCATTGTTGTAAAGCCGCCGCCTTCTCTGCTGAAGTTACAAGAAGAAAAGGCTACTGCTGAGGCTGAGAATGCCTAA